The genomic DNA TGCTGAAGTTCCTGGAGTCCCAGCTTCTGCAGCAGCGTGACCACCGCGTCGGCGGAAGCTTCTAGCGGTGCGCGCTCGTAGCCCTCAAAAGCAAGCGATGGGTAGGTGACGAGGTGTTTGAGTTCAGCAACGATGTGCGAAAAACGATGCTCAACCCACTCTTTGACAATTTCAACAAAAGCAGCGGAATACGGATCTAGTCGTGTACCTGCGGGGAATGCATCGTTCATAGTCCATAGCGTACTCGGGATGACAGCGCTGAGGGAACATCTAGAATAGAGCCAGATAACCCGTCCTCAAGAAATAACAGAAGAGTAGAGATGACCGCAGAAGACCAGGATTCGGACCAGATCGGCACGCCAGGCAAGGGCCGCCCCACGCCAAAACGCCGTGATCAGGAAGCCGCCAATCGTCGTCCGTTGATCGCTGATGATCGTAAAGTCGCACGTCAGCAACAAAAGCAGGCAGTCGCAGAGGAACGCGCCCGAATGCGACGCGCCTTGGAAACCGGCGAAGAACGCTACCTACCACCACGAGACAAGGGGCCGCAGCGCCGGTTTGCTCGCGACTACGTCGATGCCCGCTGGGGTCTTGGTGAGTGGCTCATTATTGGTGTGCTGATTTTCTTAGGACTCAGCTTTATTCCGACGCCGACCATGCAAATGGCTTCGACGATCGGGATGTTGATCTTTGTTTTCCTGGTCATCTTCGAAGGCTTTTGGGTAGGCCACCAAGTCCGCAAGCGATTGGAAGCCAAGTTCGGGCAAATGGAGCCTGGAACACGCTGGTATGCTGCGATGCGTTCCACCCAGATGCGGCGGATGCGTCTGCCTCGCCCGATGGTCAAGCGCGGGGAATTCCCGAGCTAACGTTGCTGCAAGGCCGCGTTGATGCGTCCCGCCCACAACGGGCCCTCGTACAGAAACGCGGTATAGCCCTGAACCAACGCTGCGCCAGCCTCAAGACGCTCGATCACGTCGCTGCCCGTCGTCACGCCGCCGACGGAAATGATGCTGGCATCGGTCAGGTGCTGGGCTAACAACCGCAGAACTTCCAACGACCGC from Enteractinococcus fodinae includes the following:
- a CDS encoding DUF3043 domain-containing protein; the protein is MTAEDQDSDQIGTPGKGRPTPKRRDQEAANRRPLIADDRKVARQQQKQAVAEERARMRRALETGEERYLPPRDKGPQRRFARDYVDARWGLGEWLIIGVLIFLGLSFIPTPTMQMASTIGMLIFVFLVIFEGFWVGHQVRKRLEAKFGQMEPGTRWYAAMRSTQMRRMRLPRPMVKRGEFPS